A genomic segment from Sporichthya brevicatena encodes:
- a CDS encoding cytochrome P450, translated as MDDFGGFYILSTYADVSAAARNPEVFSSADGITIPKLPIPPQICLEQDEPEHGRYRRPMQQWLSPGRMAKLEESVRKIVDTLIDGFVDAGEGDLAAELAEPVPPLVMALLMGLPDSDWHTFRDQMSRLVGYAAAEDPAAAQAASQEFVGYLAGQLTDRAQNPRDDMMTDIATLQIDGEPLSFEDQVSMAFLLLGAGHETTVGAIGGLLYYLARDPALQEQLRANPALIPGAAEEAVRLVAPLPGMGRTVREDITVRDTTLPEGSTVMLLYGSANRDPEEFDDPEEFKLGRDSNRHVGFGQGIHRCVGAPLARLELKVVLEQVVERLPGLELTAPDAAVARYGTSRSYRSLNCRWTTPQSS; from the coding sequence GTGGACGACTTCGGCGGGTTCTACATCCTCAGCACCTACGCCGACGTCAGCGCGGCGGCCCGGAATCCCGAGGTCTTCAGCTCCGCGGACGGCATCACCATCCCCAAGCTCCCCATCCCACCCCAGATCTGCCTGGAGCAGGACGAGCCCGAGCACGGCCGCTACCGGCGCCCGATGCAGCAGTGGCTCTCCCCCGGCCGGATGGCGAAGCTGGAGGAGTCGGTCCGCAAGATCGTCGACACCCTGATCGACGGGTTCGTCGACGCCGGCGAGGGCGACCTCGCCGCCGAGCTCGCCGAACCGGTGCCGCCACTGGTCATGGCCCTGCTGATGGGCCTGCCCGACTCGGACTGGCACACCTTCCGCGACCAGATGAGCCGCCTCGTCGGCTACGCCGCGGCGGAGGACCCCGCCGCGGCCCAGGCGGCGTCGCAGGAGTTCGTCGGCTACCTCGCCGGCCAGCTCACCGACCGGGCACAGAACCCGCGCGACGACATGATGACCGACATCGCGACGCTCCAGATCGACGGTGAGCCGCTCAGCTTCGAGGACCAGGTCTCGATGGCCTTCCTGCTGCTGGGCGCCGGCCACGAGACCACCGTCGGCGCGATCGGCGGGCTCCTGTACTACCTCGCCCGTGACCCCGCCCTGCAGGAGCAGCTGCGGGCCAACCCTGCGCTGATCCCCGGCGCCGCCGAGGAGGCGGTGCGCCTGGTCGCGCCGCTGCCGGGAATGGGCCGCACGGTCCGCGAGGACATCACGGTTCGCGACACCACGCTTCCGGAGGGCTCGACGGTCATGCTGCTCTACGGCAGCGCCAACCGCGACCCGGAGGAGTTCGACGACCCGGAGGAGTTCAAACTCGGTCGCGACAGCAACCGGCACGTCGGCTTCGGCCAGGGCATCCACCGGTGCGTCGGCGCACCCCTGGCCCGGCTCGAGCTCAAGGTGGTGCTCGAGCAGGTCGTCGAGCGTCTGCCCGGCCTGGAACTGACCGCTCCCGACGCCGCGGTGGCCCGGTACGGAACCAGCCGGAGCTACCGATCGCTGAACTGTCGATGGACCACGCCGCAGTCCAGCTGA
- a CDS encoding metal-dependent hydrolase gives MQLKVRKVTIDFSDAKIHWNPTGPEFSHVFNAFSSLAPELEPFLIKVMREAKTRVPAAEQALLADIDLFNSQEARHYRMHAQFNKVLYRAGYDLAEAEKKLKADYQRFLEKKGPKFCLAYSEGFETLGPALSGFFFDRSPHLMQQWDEPTTFLWLWHVAEEYEHRAVVNGTYKLLYDDHWYRLYGLWYALIHIFAYVLKNSNRMIKYDLATGRVQGKLRSRYRQVRSLLGLLRYAGPRIAKVHRRSYDPTTFPPMEGAMFILRQASERYVVAD, from the coding sequence ATGCAGTTGAAGGTCCGCAAGGTGACCATCGACTTCAGTGACGCCAAGATCCATTGGAACCCCACGGGTCCTGAGTTCAGTCACGTGTTCAACGCGTTCTCGTCGCTCGCCCCGGAGCTCGAACCGTTCCTGATCAAGGTCATGCGCGAGGCCAAGACCCGCGTGCCCGCCGCCGAGCAGGCGCTGCTCGCCGACATCGACCTGTTCAACTCGCAGGAAGCGCGGCATTACCGAATGCATGCGCAATTCAACAAGGTTCTCTACCGGGCCGGATATGACCTCGCCGAGGCCGAGAAGAAGCTGAAAGCGGATTACCAGCGATTTCTCGAGAAGAAGGGCCCGAAGTTCTGCCTGGCCTACTCGGAGGGCTTCGAGACCCTCGGGCCGGCGCTGTCCGGGTTCTTCTTCGACCGCTCACCCCACCTCATGCAGCAGTGGGACGAGCCGACGACCTTCCTCTGGCTCTGGCACGTCGCCGAGGAGTACGAGCACCGCGCCGTGGTCAACGGGACCTACAAGTTGCTCTACGACGACCACTGGTACCGGCTCTACGGCCTCTGGTACGCCCTGATCCACATCTTCGCGTACGTGCTGAAGAACTCGAACCGCATGATCAAGTACGACCTCGCCACCGGGCGGGTGCAGGGCAAGCTGCGCAGCCGCTACCGCCAGGTGCGGTCGCTGCTCGGTCTGCTGCGTTACGCCGGACCGCGCATCGCCAAGGTGCACCGGCGCTCCTACGACCCGACGACGTTCCCGCCGATGGAGGGCGCGATGTTCATCCTGCGCCAGGCCTCCGAACGTTACGTCGTCGCCGACTGA
- a CDS encoding CoA transferase: MLDGVRVVEIADELAAHAGLLLAGLGADVVKVEPPDGSVTRRIGPFAGEPSPDTSLFFWQHNRGKRSIVLDPDGDLTILQDLVGTADVLLLAGRDAAPFAAELDVDALRARFPDLIVARMTPFGDDGPWAGFVGSDLVHLALGGPVMNCGYDPRPDGFYDLPPIAPAAWQSYVIAGEQLVIGVLAALVHAQRTGAGQELSLAVHEAVAKSTELDLMNWVMRRAPLNRQTCRHAAEKVSNVPTIAQTKDGRWIVTMAMGAKNEKQILDFLAAKGMPTDLGDDTSTETGRNIPGSSAVSDRSARVMDLVARFVRKYTYEDFPWLEAQDAGVVCSPLRKPHENATDEHWRARGSFAEVEHPEQGRSHTYAVSKWLSTEPAWTVGRRAPLLGEDTRTIVAELATRTTGVRTRARADVRVFGRHELSVHGKPFPLAGVRIFDFSWFLASAGGTRFLTALGAECIKVEWKANPDTRIAAMAPVGGRAARDAATAPLPGVTDPDMGGQFNNKNPGKRGLSLNVRHPEGLAIARKLIAISDIVAEGFSPGVLERWGLGYEILREIKPDIIYAQQSGMGTDGSYGRLRAVGPVAAALSGVSEMSGLPEPAMPAGWGYSYLDWIGAYSFATAMLAALHYRDRTGRGQWIDASQTESGLYVAGGAVLQHSVTGRPWVRTGNASVTGDVAPHGIYRCAGTDRWLAIACQTEEQWRALAAELGLPKDLTLAQRLASPDLDHQITAWTSTREPYAAMERLQSLGIPAGVCQTAGDRCDTDPQLAHLNWLTEVTGTKIGTWPLAEFPVRLSETPAHIGGPIDRGAPGYGEDNEWVLGELLGMSSSEIARLAEDGVI, from the coding sequence ATTCTCGACGGCGTTCGGGTCGTCGAGATCGCCGACGAGCTCGCCGCTCACGCCGGGCTCCTGCTGGCCGGCCTCGGGGCCGACGTCGTCAAGGTCGAACCGCCGGACGGCAGCGTCACGCGCCGGATCGGCCCGTTCGCCGGTGAACCGTCGCCCGACACCTCGCTGTTCTTCTGGCAGCACAACCGGGGCAAGCGGTCAATCGTGCTCGACCCCGACGGGGATCTGACGATCCTTCAGGATCTGGTCGGCACGGCTGACGTCCTGCTGCTGGCGGGTCGCGACGCGGCCCCCTTCGCGGCGGAACTTGACGTCGACGCCCTGCGCGCGCGATTCCCCGACCTGATCGTCGCTCGCATGACGCCGTTCGGCGACGACGGTCCATGGGCGGGTTTCGTCGGGTCGGACCTCGTGCACCTGGCCCTCGGCGGCCCGGTCATGAACTGCGGCTACGACCCGCGGCCCGACGGCTTCTACGACCTTCCGCCGATCGCACCCGCGGCTTGGCAGTCCTACGTCATCGCCGGCGAGCAGCTCGTCATCGGTGTCCTCGCGGCGCTGGTCCACGCGCAGCGCACCGGCGCCGGGCAGGAACTCTCGCTCGCGGTGCACGAGGCCGTCGCGAAGAGCACCGAGCTCGACCTCATGAACTGGGTCATGCGCCGTGCGCCGCTGAACCGGCAGACCTGCCGGCACGCGGCGGAGAAGGTGTCGAACGTCCCGACCATCGCGCAGACCAAGGACGGCCGCTGGATCGTCACCATGGCGATGGGTGCGAAGAACGAGAAGCAGATCCTCGACTTCCTCGCCGCCAAGGGCATGCCGACCGACCTCGGCGACGACACGAGCACCGAGACCGGACGCAACATCCCCGGCAGCTCCGCGGTCAGCGACCGGTCGGCGCGGGTGATGGATCTCGTCGCGCGCTTCGTGCGCAAGTACACCTACGAGGACTTCCCCTGGCTCGAGGCGCAGGACGCGGGCGTCGTCTGCTCGCCGCTGCGGAAGCCGCACGAGAACGCCACCGACGAGCACTGGCGCGCCCGCGGTTCCTTCGCGGAGGTCGAGCACCCCGAGCAGGGCCGCAGCCACACCTACGCCGTCAGCAAGTGGCTCTCGACCGAGCCGGCCTGGACCGTCGGTCGCCGCGCCCCGCTGCTGGGCGAGGACACCCGGACGATCGTCGCCGAACTTGCGACCCGGACGACGGGCGTCCGAACCCGTGCTCGCGCCGACGTCCGGGTCTTCGGGCGTCACGAGCTCTCCGTGCACGGCAAGCCGTTCCCGCTCGCGGGTGTGCGAATCTTCGACTTCTCCTGGTTCCTCGCCTCCGCCGGCGGGACGCGGTTCCTGACCGCCCTCGGGGCCGAGTGCATCAAGGTCGAGTGGAAGGCGAACCCGGACACCCGCATCGCGGCCATGGCGCCGGTCGGCGGCCGGGCGGCGCGCGACGCCGCGACCGCGCCGCTGCCCGGAGTCACCGATCCCGACATGGGTGGCCAGTTCAACAACAAGAACCCGGGCAAGCGCGGGCTCTCGCTGAACGTCCGTCACCCGGAGGGGCTGGCGATCGCGCGGAAGCTGATCGCGATCTCCGACATCGTGGCCGAGGGCTTCTCGCCGGGCGTGCTCGAGCGCTGGGGCCTGGGTTACGAGATCCTCCGCGAGATCAAGCCGGACATCATCTACGCGCAGCAGTCCGGGATGGGCACCGACGGCAGTTACGGCCGCCTGCGCGCGGTCGGCCCGGTGGCGGCCGCGCTCTCCGGTGTCTCGGAGATGTCGGGCCTGCCCGAGCCGGCCATGCCGGCGGGTTGGGGCTACTCCTACCTCGACTGGATCGGCGCCTACAGCTTCGCGACAGCCATGCTCGCCGCGCTGCACTACCGCGACCGCACCGGCCGGGGGCAGTGGATCGACGCGTCGCAGACGGAGTCCGGTCTCTACGTCGCCGGTGGCGCCGTGCTGCAGCACTCGGTCACCGGCCGACCTTGGGTCCGGACCGGCAACGCGTCCGTCACCGGTGACGTCGCCCCGCACGGGATCTACCGTTGCGCCGGCACCGACCGCTGGCTCGCGATCGCCTGCCAGACCGAGGAGCAGTGGCGCGCTCTCGCGGCTGAGCTCGGTCTGCCCAAGGATCTGACGCTGGCTCAGCGTCTCGCGTCGCCCGATCTCGACCACCAGATCACGGCGTGGACCTCGACCCGCGAGCCCTACGCGGCGATGGAGCGGCTCCAGTCGCTCGGCATCCCGGCGGGTGTCTGCCAGACCGCCGGGGACCGGTGCGACACCGACCCGCAGTTGGCGCACCTGAACTGGCTGACCGAGGTGACCGGGACGAAGATCGGCACCTGGCCGCTCGCCGAGTTCCCGGTCCGCCTGTCGGAGACACCGGCCCACATCGGCGGGCCGATCGACCGCGGCGCCCCGGGTTACGGCGAGGACAACGAGTGGGTGCTGGGCGAACTGCTCGGCATGTCGTCGTCCGAGATCGCGCGGCTCGCGGAGGACGGCGTCATCTAA
- a CDS encoding ABC transporter ATP-binding protein → MNARSNEGPPVDGLAVEGVVVRFGGLVAVDGQTLQAPRGRITGLIGPNGAGKTTTFNACTGLVRPSEGKVYLFGEDVTQAPPQARARKGLGRTFQRMELFDTLTVRENVKLGREAAMAGKNPLKHIRATASQTNRLRKLTESSLEMCGIGHLAGRRPADLSTGQRRLVELARCIAGEFPIMLLDEPSSGLDGKETEAFGKILRDVVAERNVGILIVEHDMALVMSTCNYIHVLDFGKPIFEGTPAEVAASPVVRAAYLGSEAEGLASADDDLVTLH, encoded by the coding sequence GTGAACGCCCGCTCGAACGAGGGCCCGCCCGTCGACGGCCTCGCCGTCGAGGGTGTCGTCGTCCGCTTCGGTGGGCTGGTCGCGGTGGACGGGCAGACGCTGCAGGCGCCGCGGGGCCGGATCACCGGCCTGATCGGGCCGAACGGTGCGGGCAAGACCACGACGTTCAACGCGTGCACGGGTCTGGTCCGGCCGAGCGAGGGCAAGGTCTACCTGTTCGGTGAGGACGTCACGCAGGCGCCGCCGCAGGCGCGCGCCCGTAAGGGCCTGGGCCGTACGTTCCAGCGCATGGAGCTCTTCGACACCCTGACGGTGCGGGAGAACGTCAAGCTCGGCCGTGAGGCCGCAATGGCGGGGAAGAACCCGCTCAAGCACATCCGCGCCACCGCGAGCCAGACGAACCGCCTGCGCAAGCTGACCGAGAGCTCGCTGGAGATGTGCGGCATCGGGCACCTCGCCGGCCGCCGTCCGGCCGATCTGAGTACCGGTCAGCGTCGGCTGGTCGAGCTTGCCCGCTGCATCGCGGGCGAGTTCCCGATCATGCTGCTCGACGAGCCCTCGTCCGGTCTGGACGGCAAGGAGACCGAGGCGTTCGGCAAGATCCTGCGGGACGTGGTCGCCGAGCGGAACGTCGGGATCCTCATCGTCGAGCACGACATGGCCCTGGTCATGTCGACGTGCAACTACATCCACGTCCTCGACTTCGGCAAGCCGATCTTCGAGGGCACGCCCGCGGAGGTCGCGGCCTCGCCCGTGGTCCGCGCCGCGTATCTGGGCAGCGAGGCCGAGGGCCTCGCCTCCGCCGACGACGACCTGGTCACCCTGCACTGA
- a CDS encoding ABC transporter ATP-binding protein, whose translation MFELRNISAGYSGTQVLRGVNLKIPASSVVALLGPNGAGKTTLLRVATGLLKPTSGQLLIDGEDVTGAAPHKLVEKGVCHVPEGRGVFRSLSVRDNLLLQAVKGDQSEALNRAVTAFPRLGERMAQTAGTMSGGEQQMLALARAYIQKPRFILLDEVSMGLAPKVVDEIFAFLEMLAREGASLLLVEQYVTRALAAADFVFLLNRGSVAFAGQPAEIDAEELAERYVGAGH comes from the coding sequence ATGTTCGAGCTGCGCAACATCTCCGCGGGGTACTCCGGCACGCAGGTGCTGCGCGGGGTGAACCTGAAGATCCCCGCCTCCAGCGTCGTCGCCCTGCTCGGGCCGAACGGGGCCGGCAAGACCACGCTGCTCCGCGTCGCGACCGGGCTGCTCAAACCGACGAGCGGACAGCTGCTCATCGACGGTGAGGACGTCACCGGCGCGGCTCCGCACAAGCTGGTCGAGAAGGGCGTCTGCCACGTCCCCGAGGGCCGCGGGGTGTTCCGCTCGCTCTCGGTGCGGGACAACCTGCTGCTGCAGGCCGTCAAGGGCGACCAGTCCGAGGCGCTCAACCGCGCGGTCACGGCGTTCCCGCGCCTCGGTGAGCGGATGGCGCAGACGGCCGGGACGATGTCCGGCGGTGAGCAGCAGATGCTCGCGCTCGCCCGCGCCTACATCCAGAAGCCGCGGTTCATCCTGCTCGACGAGGTCTCGATGGGCCTCGCGCCGAAGGTCGTCGACGAGATCTTCGCGTTCCTGGAGATGCTCGCCCGTGAGGGGGCGTCACTGCTGCTGGTCGAACAGTACGTGACCCGCGCTCTTGCGGCGGCGGACTTCGTCTTCCTGCTCAACCGCGGCTCGGTCGCTTTCGCCGGCCAGCCCGCCGAGATCGACGCCGAGGAGCTCGCCGAGCGGTACGTGGGCGCCGGCCACTGA
- a CDS encoding SMP-30/gluconolactonase/LRE family protein, with amino-acid sequence MTTTLTRLASGFVLLEAARWLPAHGLVFSDMLGGGVYALRDDAPTPLVEHRKGIGGLVPHADGGLVVSGRNVTHKRADGTGVVLLETAADEQFFNDLTADPAGRLYIGSVPKDHENGLGRLYRVQTDGAVDVLAEDVRITNGLAADPTGTALFHVDSPRKVIWRYALPSGERTDFVSTEAYPGVPDGIALAADGTLFVALAGGALVVAYDPVGAVIAEIEVPARLVTSVCLGGPDLRTLFVLTGVNEEYPDAAGGSVFAMPAPTAGLPAPAAAVRLA; translated from the coding sequence GTGACGACCACCCTGACCCGACTCGCCTCGGGATTCGTTCTGCTCGAGGCCGCCCGGTGGCTGCCGGCGCACGGCCTCGTGTTCTCGGACATGCTCGGCGGTGGCGTGTACGCGCTGCGGGACGACGCGCCGACCCCGTTGGTCGAGCACCGCAAGGGCATCGGCGGTCTGGTGCCGCACGCGGACGGCGGCCTGGTCGTCAGCGGTCGCAACGTGACGCACAAGCGGGCGGACGGGACCGGCGTCGTGCTGCTGGAGACCGCGGCGGACGAGCAGTTCTTCAACGACCTCACGGCGGACCCGGCCGGCCGCCTCTACATCGGGTCGGTGCCGAAGGACCACGAGAACGGGCTCGGCCGCCTCTACCGGGTCCAGACCGACGGTGCGGTCGATGTGCTCGCCGAGGACGTGCGCATCACCAACGGCCTGGCCGCGGACCCGACGGGCACGGCGTTGTTCCACGTCGACAGCCCGCGGAAGGTCATCTGGCGGTACGCGCTGCCGAGCGGTGAGCGGACCGACTTCGTCTCCACCGAGGCGTACCCCGGTGTGCCCGACGGGATCGCGCTCGCGGCGGACGGCACCCTGTTCGTCGCGTTGGCCGGCGGCGCGCTGGTCGTCGCCTACGACCCGGTCGGCGCCGTGATCGCCGAGATCGAGGTGCCGGCGCGGCTGGTGACCTCGGTCTGCCTCGGTGGCCCGGACCTGCGGACGCTCTTCGTGCTGACCGGGGTGAACGAGGAGTATCCCGACGCGGCGGGCGGATCGGTGTTCGCGATGCCGGCCCCCACGGCGGGTCTGCCGGCGCCGGCGGCGGCCGTCCGCCTGGCGTGA
- a CDS encoding Zn-dependent alcohol dehydrogenase, translated as MKAAVFVGVNEPVSIEDVTPLDPGPNDVVVRLGASGVCHSDLSFVDGTLGFPPPVILGHEGAGTVEAVGSAVSRVKVGDRVIASFVTTCGECWFCQHEQPFVCSNLIAGQMAPHGARPNGDAVTAVGGLGTMAEFMTVNESVLVPVQTDLPMEQLALIGCGVTTGVGAALVTADVQAGSTVAVVGCGGVGLSVIQGARIAGAERIIAVDPNPLKREAAAARGATDSVDPTGVDPIEAVRELTGGRGADYAFEVVGRPETVAQTVELTRPNGTAVVIGAMSPTEFISIHGLGFIYGAKHIVASFSGSAIPSRDFPRYVKLAEEGKLDLAGMISRRYSLDQVNEALDATAKGEVLRAMINFDGAS; from the coding sequence ATGAAGGCTGCAGTTTTCGTCGGCGTCAACGAGCCGGTCTCGATCGAGGACGTGACCCCGCTCGACCCGGGCCCGAACGACGTGGTGGTCCGCCTGGGCGCCTCGGGGGTGTGCCACTCGGACCTGTCGTTCGTGGACGGCACGCTGGGCTTCCCGCCGCCGGTGATCCTCGGTCACGAGGGTGCGGGCACCGTCGAGGCCGTCGGCTCGGCCGTGAGCCGGGTCAAGGTCGGTGACCGGGTGATCGCCTCGTTCGTGACGACGTGCGGTGAGTGCTGGTTCTGCCAGCACGAGCAGCCTTTCGTGTGCTCGAACCTGATTGCTGGTCAGATGGCGCCGCACGGGGCGCGGCCCAACGGTGACGCGGTGACCGCGGTCGGTGGTCTGGGCACGATGGCCGAGTTCATGACGGTCAACGAGAGCGTGCTCGTGCCGGTGCAGACCGACCTGCCGATGGAGCAGCTGGCGCTGATCGGGTGCGGCGTCACGACCGGTGTGGGCGCGGCGCTGGTGACCGCCGACGTCCAGGCCGGTTCCACGGTCGCGGTCGTCGGCTGCGGCGGTGTGGGTCTGTCGGTGATCCAGGGCGCCCGGATCGCGGGTGCGGAACGGATCATCGCGGTCGACCCGAATCCGCTCAAGCGTGAGGCCGCCGCCGCTCGGGGGGCGACGGACTCGGTCGACCCCACCGGCGTGGACCCGATCGAGGCGGTGCGTGAGCTCACGGGCGGGCGCGGTGCGGACTACGCCTTCGAGGTCGTCGGCCGGCCCGAGACGGTGGCGCAGACTGTCGAACTGACCCGACCGAACGGCACCGCGGTCGTCATCGGCGCGATGAGCCCGACGGAGTTCATCTCGATCCACGGACTGGGCTTCATCTACGGCGCCAAGCACATCGTGGCCAGCTTCAGCGGCTCGGCGATCCCGTCGCGCGACTTCCCGCGCTACGTCAAGCTCGCCGAGGAGGGCAAGCTCGACCTCGCGGGCATGATCAGCCGGCGCTACTCCCTCGACCAGGTCAACGAGGCCCTCGACGCCACCGCGAAGGGCGAGGTGCTCCGGGCGATGATCAACTTCGACGGCGCGTCGTGA
- a CDS encoding MmgE/PrpD family protein, with amino-acid sequence MNAPATTVTERNPTREGGITRTLSEHLVGLQFSDIPADAIESLKIFTLECVGHMVHALPQPVSRLLVNYARELGAAPQSVVVGSGFRTSAAEAAYVNASLAHADELESYGALPGTCLIPPIATALAVGELEGSSGRDFLTAVIAGVEMQGRLGVAGIGACDRGFMGISLVGPGGAGVTAGRLLGLTTEQMQHCLGVALPLGNGSTRGCGTMAHVHEAGVPARTGVFAAQVARQGFTGCADFLDGDYSWGEQYAAGGNRPYDPDALTADLDGELFFVQARIAPKRYGSCGLTHQSIHGTIEILREHDLSPDDIESIDVLVPTFADRIAPYRDPQNGEQAKFSIRQGVAGLLVGGIPELPYTDAFYDSSAQDPRYVAARERVTITVDNTANVRGFADQTLTVRLRDGRTLTKVVPNLQSTQPALVDRITMARRTLAPLGAEATDRIVDLVLNLEQHSVRDLSAALLGPTR; translated from the coding sequence ATGAACGCCCCAGCGACGACCGTGACCGAGCGCAACCCCACCCGCGAGGGCGGGATCACCCGGACCCTCAGCGAGCACCTGGTCGGTCTGCAGTTCTCCGACATCCCGGCCGACGCGATCGAGTCCCTGAAGATCTTCACCCTCGAGTGCGTCGGGCACATGGTGCACGCGCTCCCCCAGCCGGTGAGCCGGCTCCTGGTGAACTACGCGCGCGAGCTCGGTGCGGCGCCGCAGTCGGTGGTCGTCGGGTCGGGGTTCCGCACGTCAGCCGCGGAAGCCGCGTACGTCAACGCCTCCCTCGCGCACGCCGACGAGCTCGAGTCCTACGGCGCGCTGCCCGGGACCTGCCTGATCCCGCCGATCGCGACGGCGCTGGCGGTCGGTGAGCTGGAGGGCAGCTCAGGACGCGACTTCCTCACCGCGGTCATCGCCGGCGTCGAGATGCAGGGCCGCCTCGGCGTGGCCGGCATCGGCGCCTGCGACCGCGGGTTCATGGGCATCTCGCTCGTGGGTCCGGGTGGCGCGGGCGTCACCGCGGGTCGCCTGCTCGGCCTGACGACGGAACAGATGCAGCACTGCCTGGGCGTCGCGCTGCCGCTCGGCAACGGCAGCACCCGCGGTTGCGGGACCATGGCGCACGTGCACGAGGCGGGCGTGCCCGCGCGTACCGGCGTCTTCGCCGCGCAGGTCGCCCGCCAGGGCTTCACCGGCTGCGCGGACTTCCTCGACGGCGACTACTCGTGGGGCGAGCAGTACGCCGCGGGTGGCAACCGCCCGTACGACCCGGACGCGCTGACCGCCGACCTCGACGGCGAGCTCTTCTTCGTTCAGGCACGCATCGCGCCGAAGCGGTACGGCTCCTGCGGTCTCACGCACCAGAGCATCCACGGCACGATCGAGATCCTGCGCGAGCACGACCTCTCCCCCGACGACATCGAGTCGATCGACGTCCTCGTGCCGACGTTCGCCGACCGCATCGCGCCCTACCGCGACCCGCAGAACGGCGAGCAGGCGAAGTTCAGTATTCGCCAGGGCGTGGCCGGTCTCCTGGTCGGCGGCATCCCGGAGCTCCCGTACACGGACGCGTTCTACGACTCCTCGGCCCAGGACCCGCGGTACGTCGCGGCGCGGGAGCGCGTCACGATCACCGTCGACAACACCGCGAACGTCCGTGGCTTCGCCGACCAGACCCTGACGGTGCGGCTGCGCGACGGCCGGACGCTGACCAAGGTCGTACCGAACCTGCAGTCCACCCAGCCGGCGCTGGTGGACCGGATCACCATGGCCCGGCGCACCCTGGCCCCGCTGGGCGCCGAGGCGACCGACCGCATCGTCGACCTGGTGCTGAACCTGGAGCAGCACTCGGTGCGCGACCTCAGCGCCGCGCTGCTCGGTCCCACCCGTTAG
- a CDS encoding acetyl-CoA hydrolase/transferase family protein: MDSAILRDLIRPGDLVVAGQTLGEPTALIAEVFTAVGDVPGVRMFAGMSLTNVFPEAPPGFGLCSFVGMPPFSGLIADGRLDLIPTHMSALPRLFAAGPLKADVVLVAVSPPDAEGFCSLGVVSDYLWPAVHSARVVIAEINDSIPVVAGDTRLHIDTFAATMKVSRPLPEYRAEAPSALEQEIARHVAGFVRDRSCVQVGIGKLAEAVLLAVADRRDLSIHSGMIGDTGLALMRDGVVTNRFKEIDEGRTVAGSILGSARGVALAAGESRLDLRSVSYTHDPGVVGSISNFVCVNSALEVDLFGQVNSEVAGNRYVGAVGGAVDFLRAAVGSPGGRAIVALPATASRGRSRLVPKVARVTAAGADVDVVVTEYGVADLRGVSASERARRIVAVAAPEHREMLTKAAAEAGL; this comes from the coding sequence ATGGATTCCGCCATCCTTCGGGACCTCATTCGGCCCGGCGATCTCGTCGTCGCGGGTCAGACGCTGGGCGAGCCGACCGCGCTGATCGCCGAGGTCTTCACCGCCGTCGGAGACGTGCCGGGCGTACGGATGTTCGCCGGGATGAGCCTGACCAACGTCTTTCCCGAGGCTCCGCCGGGATTCGGACTGTGCTCGTTCGTCGGCATGCCCCCGTTCTCGGGACTGATCGCGGACGGACGGTTGGACCTCATCCCGACGCACATGTCGGCGCTGCCGCGGTTGTTCGCCGCCGGCCCGCTGAAGGCCGACGTCGTGCTCGTCGCCGTCAGCCCGCCCGACGCCGAGGGGTTCTGCAGCCTCGGAGTGGTCTCGGACTACCTCTGGCCGGCCGTGCACTCGGCGCGCGTCGTGATCGCCGAGATCAACGACTCGATCCCGGTCGTCGCGGGCGACACACGCCTGCACATCGACACCTTCGCGGCGACGATGAAGGTCTCGCGCCCGTTGCCGGAGTACCGAGCTGAGGCTCCGTCAGCCCTGGAGCAAGAGATCGCCCGCCACGTCGCCGGGTTCGTCCGGGACCGCAGCTGCGTCCAGGTCGGCATCGGCAAACTCGCGGAGGCGGTGCTGCTGGCGGTCGCCGACCGCCGCGACCTGTCGATTCACTCCGGGATGATCGGTGACACCGGCCTGGCGTTGATGCGGGACGGGGTCGTCACGAACCGCTTCAAGGAGATCGACGAGGGCCGCACCGTTGCGGGGTCGATCCTGGGTTCGGCGCGGGGTGTCGCCCTCGCGGCCGGCGAGTCGCGGCTGGACCTGCGCTCGGTCTCGTACACGCACGACCCCGGCGTCGTCGGTTCGATCAGCAACTTCGTCTGCGTGAACTCCGCTCTCGAGGTCGACCTGTTCGGACAGGTCAACTCCGAGGTGGCCGGCAATCGGTACGTCGGCGCGGTCGGGGGAGCGGTGGACTTCCTCCGTGCCGCCGTGGGTTCGCCGGGTGGGCGCGCGATCGTCGCGCTGCCGGCCACCGCGTCGCGGGGCCGGTCGCGGCTGGTGCCGAAGGTGGCACGTGTGACGGCGGCCGGCGCCGACGTCGACGTGGTGGTGACGGAGTACGGCGTCGCCGACCTGCGCGGAGTGAGCGCGAGCGAACGGGCGCGACGGATCGTCGCCGTCGCCGCCCCGGAGCACCGGGAAATGTTGACCAAAGCCGCTGCGGAGGCCGGACTGTGA